A region of Stigmatella erecta DNA encodes the following proteins:
- a CDS encoding sensor histidine kinase, which translates to MSHPETENTLAERLGTETQRLYAQYTSDTRRRVDAIFAWLMAGQWVFAIGLALALSPYGWEGRTRTLHVHLHAALFLGGGLSLLPILLAWWHPGSVLTRHGVAVSQLLWSSLLIHLTGGRIETHFHIFGSLAFLAFYRDWRVLLTATLTIGLDHFLRGLFWPESIYGTPVPQPWRVGEHLFWVAFMDIVLFVACRAALCEVQEMAKRRAMAELAYGQLSASLTQLQATQAQLLFADRLAAMGRLAAGVGHEINNPLAYVISNINYVHRELGLLQDAASPETQHELLAAIADAQEGAERVRIIVQDLKMLAQAQDFRSLVEHDTCNGPSDLKAIVDSAVRVAAQQIRRRARLVTEFDAIPLVQGNEGRLRQVFLNLLINAAQAIPEGRVDQNEIRVVARQVAPQRVSVEVHDTGCGIPAENLEHIFDPFFTTKPPGEGTGLGLSVSHSIITAMGGAISVESDVGSGTTIRVHLPTVERSLRGAMQPSH; encoded by the coding sequence ATGAGCCATCCCGAGACTGAAAACACTTTGGCGGAGCGCCTGGGCACCGAGACGCAGCGGCTGTATGCCCAGTACACCTCCGACACCCGGCGGCGGGTGGATGCCATCTTCGCCTGGCTCATGGCGGGCCAGTGGGTGTTTGCCATTGGGCTGGCGCTGGCCCTGTCCCCCTATGGCTGGGAGGGCCGCACCCGCACGCTGCATGTCCACCTGCATGCGGCGCTCTTCCTGGGCGGCGGGCTCAGCCTGCTGCCCATCCTGCTGGCGTGGTGGCACCCCGGCTCGGTGCTCACCCGGCACGGGGTGGCCGTCTCCCAGCTGCTCTGGTCCTCGCTGCTCATTCACCTGACCGGGGGCCGCATCGAGACGCACTTCCACATCTTCGGCTCGCTGGCCTTCCTGGCCTTCTACCGGGACTGGCGGGTGCTGCTCACCGCCACGCTCACCATCGGGCTGGACCACTTCCTGCGCGGCCTGTTCTGGCCCGAGTCCATCTACGGCACCCCCGTGCCCCAGCCCTGGCGCGTGGGAGAGCACCTGTTCTGGGTGGCCTTCATGGACATCGTGCTGTTCGTGGCGTGCCGGGCCGCGCTGTGCGAGGTGCAGGAGATGGCCAAGCGCCGGGCCATGGCGGAGCTGGCCTACGGGCAGCTCTCGGCCAGCCTCACGCAGCTGCAGGCCACCCAGGCGCAGCTCCTGTTCGCGGACCGGCTGGCCGCCATGGGAAGGCTCGCCGCGGGCGTGGGACACGAAATCAACAACCCCCTGGCCTACGTCATCAGCAACATCAACTACGTGCACCGCGAGCTGGGGCTCCTGCAGGATGCCGCCTCGCCGGAGACCCAGCACGAGCTGCTCGCGGCGATCGCCGACGCGCAGGAGGGCGCCGAGCGCGTGCGCATCATCGTCCAGGACCTGAAGATGCTGGCGCAGGCGCAGGACTTCCGGTCGCTCGTGGAGCACGACACCTGCAACGGGCCGTCGGACCTGAAGGCCATCGTCGACAGCGCCGTGCGCGTCGCCGCGCAGCAGATCCGCCGCCGGGCCCGGCTGGTGACGGAGTTCGACGCCATCCCCCTGGTGCAGGGCAACGAGGGGCGGCTGCGGCAGGTGTTCCTCAACCTGCTCATCAACGCCGCCCAGGCCATTCCCGAGGGCCGCGTGGACCAGAATGAGATCCGCGTGGTGGCCCGCCAGGTGGCCCCCCAGCGCGTGAGCGTGGAGGTGCACGACACGGGGTGCGGCATCCCGGCGGAGAACCTGGAGCACATCTTTGATCCGTTCTTCACCACCAAGCCCCCCGGGGAGGGCACGGGGCTGGGGCTCTCGGTGAGCCACAGCATCATCACCGCCATGGGCGGCGCCATCAGCGTGGAGAGCGATGTGGGCAGCGGCACCACCATCCGCGTCCACCTGCCCACCGTGGAGCGGTCCCTGCGCGGGGCGATGCAGCCCTCGCACTGA
- a CDS encoding aldo/keto reductase, producing the protein MEYRQLGGSGFKVPVFSLGTASFGGSNDFFKGFGSSDVKEATRLVDISLDAGLTMFDSADVYSNGMAEEILGQAIQGRRDQVIISTKATFRAGKGPNDVGSSRYHLIRSCEASLRRLGTDYIDLFQLHGFDATTPVEETLNALDDLVRAGKIRYLGCSNFSGWHLMKSLAVSDRHNLSRYVAHQAYYSLVGREYEWELMPLGLDQKVSAVVWSPLGWGRLTGKIRRGQPAPQGTRLTAVTKEGGPKVPDEYLYQVVDALDAVAAETGKTVPQVALNWLLQRPTVANVIIGARNEEQLRQNLGAVGWNLTAAQVAKLDAASATVPAYPYWHQRQFTERNPLPIP; encoded by the coding sequence ATGGAATACAGACAGCTGGGTGGTTCGGGGTTCAAGGTTCCCGTGTTCAGCCTGGGCACGGCGTCCTTTGGCGGCAGCAATGACTTCTTCAAGGGCTTCGGCTCCTCGGACGTGAAGGAGGCCACCCGGCTCGTCGACATCTCGCTCGACGCGGGGCTGACCATGTTCGACTCGGCCGATGTGTATTCCAATGGCATGGCCGAGGAGATCCTGGGCCAGGCCATCCAGGGCCGGCGAGACCAGGTCATTATTTCCACCAAGGCCACCTTCCGCGCGGGCAAGGGCCCCAACGACGTGGGCTCCTCGCGCTACCACCTCATCCGCTCCTGCGAGGCGAGCCTGCGCCGCCTGGGCACCGACTACATCGATCTCTTCCAACTGCACGGCTTCGATGCCACCACGCCGGTGGAGGAGACGCTCAACGCGCTCGATGACCTGGTGCGTGCCGGCAAGATTCGCTACCTCGGCTGCTCGAACTTCTCGGGCTGGCACCTGATGAAGTCGCTGGCGGTGTCGGACCGGCACAACCTCTCCCGGTACGTGGCCCACCAGGCGTACTACTCGCTCGTGGGGCGCGAGTACGAGTGGGAGCTGATGCCGCTGGGGCTCGACCAGAAGGTGAGCGCGGTGGTGTGGAGCCCGCTGGGCTGGGGGCGGCTCACCGGGAAGATCCGGCGCGGCCAGCCCGCGCCGCAGGGCACCCGCCTGACGGCGGTGACGAAGGAGGGCGGCCCGAAGGTGCCCGACGAGTACCTCTACCAGGTGGTGGACGCGCTGGACGCGGTGGCGGCGGAGACGGGCAAGACGGTGCCGCAGGTGGCGCTCAACTGGCTGCTGCAGCGGCCCACGGTGGCCAACGTCATCATCGGCGCGCGCAACGAGGAGCAGCTGCGCCAGAACCTGGGCGCGGTGGGCTGGAACCTGACGGCCGCGCAGGTGGCGAAGCTGGACGCGGCCAGCGCCACGGTGCCCGCCTACCCGTACTGGCACCAGCGCCAGTTCACCGAGCGCAACCCGCTGCCCATTCCCTGA
- the cysC gene encoding adenylyl-sulfate kinase produces MLRCPMDHALTSHPRDVDGGRPAGFILWLTGLSGAGKSTLSLAVRRELEPVLPVEILDGDEVRTVLSRGLGFSRADREENIRRIGYVARVLARHRVAVITAAISPYRQGREEVRRLAGEQGIAFVEVHAHASLEALIQRDVKGLYKKALAGEIAHFTGISAPYEPPERPDVVVHTDQESVEQGVARILERLRERGLFTPARMAAPPA; encoded by the coding sequence ATGCTCCGGTGCCCCATGGACCACGCGCTCACCTCTCACCCACGGGATGTCGATGGAGGCAGGCCCGCGGGGTTCATCCTCTGGCTGACGGGCCTGTCCGGGGCGGGCAAGAGCACGCTCTCGCTCGCGGTCCGGCGCGAGCTGGAGCCTGTCCTGCCCGTGGAAATCCTGGATGGGGACGAGGTGCGGACCGTCCTCTCGCGGGGGCTGGGCTTCTCCCGGGCGGACCGCGAGGAGAACATCCGCCGCATTGGCTATGTGGCCCGCGTGCTGGCCCGGCACCGGGTCGCGGTCATCACCGCGGCCATCTCCCCCTACCGCCAGGGGCGCGAGGAGGTGCGGCGTCTGGCCGGGGAGCAGGGCATCGCCTTCGTGGAGGTGCATGCCCACGCCAGCCTGGAGGCGCTCATCCAGCGCGATGTGAAGGGGCTCTACAAGAAGGCGCTGGCGGGAGAGATTGCCCACTTCACCGGCATCTCGGCCCCCTACGAGCCGCCGGAGCGCCCGGACGTGGTGGTGCACACGGACCAGGAGTCCGTCGAGCAAGGCGTGGCACGCATTCTCGAACGCTTGCGCGAGCGAGGCCTGTTCACCCCGGCACGGATGGCGGCGCCTCCCGCGTAA
- a CDS encoding SDR family NAD(P)-dependent oxidoreductase, whose protein sequence is MPRQVALITGASAGLGEQFAERFAQGGHDVILVARTASRLEALATRLEQAHGGKVHVLPADLARPEAPARIFEEVRARGLEVEYLVNNAGFGSSGAFLDQAVEREAEMVEVNCTALLKLTHLFAQPMRARRSGRILNIASTAGFQPGPYMATYYATKAFVVSFSEALAHELRGTGVTVTCHCPGATHTEFASRASIEKTRLFQRPGVAAAPDVAADAYAAMMKGRVLAVHGLVNWLGTVGVRFGPRALVRSIAASLNKT, encoded by the coding sequence ATGCCGCGCCAAGTGGCCCTCATCACCGGAGCTTCCGCAGGATTGGGAGAGCAGTTCGCAGAGCGCTTCGCCCAAGGTGGGCACGACGTCATCCTCGTGGCGCGCACCGCCTCGCGGCTGGAGGCGCTGGCCACCCGGCTGGAGCAGGCGCACGGCGGCAAGGTGCACGTGCTGCCCGCGGACCTGGCCCGGCCCGAGGCCCCCGCGCGCATCTTCGAGGAGGTGCGCGCCCGGGGACTCGAGGTGGAGTACCTCGTCAACAACGCGGGCTTTGGCTCCTCGGGTGCCTTCCTGGACCAGGCCGTGGAGCGCGAGGCGGAGATGGTGGAGGTCAACTGCACCGCGCTGCTGAAGCTGACGCACCTGTTCGCCCAGCCCATGCGGGCGCGGCGCTCCGGGCGCATCCTCAACATCGCGTCCACGGCGGGGTTCCAGCCGGGCCCCTACATGGCCACGTACTACGCGACCAAGGCCTTCGTGGTGTCGTTCTCCGAGGCGCTCGCGCACGAGCTCCGGGGCACCGGGGTGACGGTGACGTGCCACTGCCCCGGCGCCACGCACACGGAGTTCGCCTCGCGGGCGAGCATCGAGAAGACGCGCCTGTTCCAGCGGCCCGGGGTGGCGGCGGCCCCGGACGTGGCGGCGGATGCCTACGCGGCGATGATGAAGGGCCGCGTGCTGGCGGTGCACGGCCTGGTCAACTGGCTGGGCACGGTGGGCGTGCGGTTCGGCCCGCGCGCCCTCGTGCGCTCCATCGCCGCCAGCCTCAACAAGACCTGA
- a CDS encoding septal ring lytic transglycosylase RlpA family protein, which yields MNMMNRLNLHRRAVIAATLVAGIGTAAVLTLARPAEASVSPIGTMATCQASWYGAVGEIPEGWPTASGEPFHRMALKAAHNSFPFGTQVKVTYGTKSVIVTINDRGGFGGTRCLDLTYGAFIQLANPDLGVINVQYQVL from the coding sequence ATGAACATGATGAACCGTCTGAACCTTCACCGCCGCGCAGTGATTGCCGCCACGCTGGTGGCAGGGATTGGCACGGCGGCGGTCCTCACGCTGGCGCGGCCGGCGGAGGCGTCCGTGAGCCCCATCGGCACGATGGCCACCTGCCAGGCGTCCTGGTACGGCGCGGTGGGGGAGATTCCGGAGGGGTGGCCGACGGCCAGTGGCGAGCCGTTCCACCGGATGGCGCTCAAGGCGGCGCACAACTCCTTTCCCTTCGGCACCCAGGTCAAGGTGACCTACGGGACCAAGTCGGTCATCGTGACCATCAATGACCGGGGCGGCTTCGGCGGGACCCGGTGCCTGGATCTGACCTACGGGGCCTTCATCCAGCTCGCCAATCCGGATCTCGGCGTCATCAACGTGCAGTACCAGGTGCTCTGA
- the hydA gene encoding dihydropyrimidinase codes for MSVLIQNGRIVTAVDDYVADVFIEGEQVSLIGKNLKIAADQVIDATNRLVLPGGIDPHTHFDMPFGGTVSADDFASGTKAAAFGGTTCIIDFAVQTKGQSTLQGLDVWHAKAQGKSTIDYAFHMIVTDMPDERLPEMRRLADEGVTSYKLFMAYPGALYVDDGTLYRAFRQAGENGTRICMHAENGIVIDEIIKAAVKDGKTQPRWHALTRPTRMEAEGVHRAISIAEVAQVPLYIVHLSSSDALEEVKRGRARGVDVIAETCPQYLFLDQSYYEREGFEGAKWVMTPALRERWNQDELWQGLKFRDLETIATDHCPFCFKDQKALGKDSFTKIPNGAPGVENRMSLVYNGGVVSGRISLNRFVELTSTAAAKAFGLFPKKGTIAVGSDADIVIFDPDRQETISVNNPHTHHMRVDYSAYEGFVVQGFTETVLSRGRVIIEKNTLKTEGGGQFVKRALCNTLLR; via the coding sequence ATGAGCGTCCTCATCCAGAATGGCCGAATCGTCACCGCCGTGGACGACTATGTGGCGGATGTGTTCATCGAGGGAGAGCAGGTCTCCCTCATTGGCAAGAACCTGAAGATCGCGGCGGACCAGGTCATCGACGCCACGAACCGGCTGGTCCTTCCGGGGGGAATCGATCCCCATACCCACTTCGACATGCCCTTTGGCGGGACCGTCTCTGCGGACGACTTCGCCAGCGGAACGAAGGCGGCGGCCTTTGGTGGCACCACCTGCATCATCGACTTCGCGGTGCAGACCAAGGGGCAGTCCACCCTGCAGGGGCTGGATGTCTGGCATGCCAAGGCGCAAGGCAAGAGCACCATCGACTATGCCTTTCACATGATTGTCACCGACATGCCGGACGAGCGGCTGCCGGAGATGCGGCGGCTCGCCGATGAGGGCGTCACCTCCTACAAGCTGTTCATGGCCTATCCTGGCGCCCTCTACGTGGACGATGGGACGCTGTACCGCGCCTTCCGCCAGGCCGGGGAGAATGGCACCCGCATCTGCATGCATGCCGAGAACGGCATCGTCATCGATGAGATCATCAAAGCGGCGGTGAAGGACGGGAAAACGCAACCCCGGTGGCACGCGCTCACCCGGCCCACCCGGATGGAGGCCGAGGGCGTGCACCGCGCCATCAGCATCGCCGAGGTGGCGCAGGTGCCGCTCTACATCGTTCACCTCTCCAGCTCGGATGCGCTGGAGGAAGTGAAGCGCGGCCGGGCGCGCGGCGTGGATGTCATTGCCGAGACGTGCCCCCAGTACCTCTTCCTGGACCAGAGCTACTACGAGCGCGAGGGCTTCGAGGGCGCCAAGTGGGTGATGACCCCCGCGCTGCGCGAGCGGTGGAACCAGGACGAGCTGTGGCAGGGCCTGAAGTTCCGGGACCTGGAGACCATCGCCACGGACCACTGTCCCTTCTGCTTCAAGGACCAGAAGGCGCTGGGCAAGGACTCCTTCACGAAGATTCCCAACGGGGCCCCGGGCGTGGAGAACCGGATGAGCCTCGTCTACAACGGCGGCGTGGTGTCCGGGCGCATCTCCCTCAACCGCTTCGTGGAGCTGACCTCCACGGCCGCCGCCAAGGCCTTTGGCCTCTTCCCGAAGAAGGGCACCATCGCCGTGGGCTCCGACGCGGACATCGTCATCTTCGATCCGGACCGCCAGGAGACCATCAGCGTCAACAACCCCCATACGCACCACATGCGTGTGGACTACAGCGCCTACGAGGGCTTCGTGGTGCAGGGCTTCACCGAGACGGTGCTCTCCCGCGGACGCGTCATCATCGAGAAGAACACGTTGAAGACCGAGGGCGGCGGGCAGTTCGTCAAGCGCGCCCTGTGCAACACGTTGCTGCGCTGA
- a CDS encoding nitrilase-related carbon-nitrogen hydrolase: protein MRKVTGGLIQCSNPINDPAASVQTIRDAMFEKHLPLIEEAGKRGTQILCLQEVFNGPYFCPSQDAKWCDIAETIPGPTVTQLSAYAKKYQMAMIIPLYEREMAGVYYNTAAVVDADGTYLGKYRKNHIPHTNGFWEKFFFKPGNLGYPTFQTRYARIGVYICYDRHFPEGARLLGLNGAEIVFNPSATVAGLSQYLWKLEQPAHAVANGYFIAASNRVGTEAPWNIGRFYGSSYFCDPRGNMLAVASEDQDQLITAEMDLDLIEEVRRTWQFFRDRRPDTYENMSKQLP, encoded by the coding sequence ATGCGTAAGGTCACCGGCGGGCTCATCCAGTGCTCCAATCCCATCAACGACCCAGCGGCGTCTGTCCAGACCATCCGGGACGCGATGTTCGAGAAGCACCTGCCCCTCATCGAGGAGGCGGGCAAGCGCGGCACGCAGATCCTCTGTCTCCAGGAGGTCTTCAACGGCCCGTACTTCTGTCCCTCGCAGGACGCGAAGTGGTGTGACATCGCCGAGACCATTCCCGGCCCCACCGTCACGCAGCTGTCCGCCTATGCGAAGAAGTACCAGATGGCGATGATCATCCCCCTCTATGAGCGGGAGATGGCGGGCGTCTATTACAACACCGCCGCGGTCGTGGACGCGGACGGCACGTACCTGGGCAAGTACCGCAAGAACCACATCCCCCACACCAACGGCTTCTGGGAGAAGTTCTTCTTCAAGCCGGGCAACCTGGGCTACCCCACCTTCCAGACGCGCTACGCCCGGATCGGCGTGTACATCTGCTACGACCGGCACTTCCCCGAGGGCGCACGCCTGCTGGGGCTCAACGGGGCGGAGATCGTCTTCAACCCGTCCGCCACGGTGGCGGGGCTGTCCCAGTACCTGTGGAAGCTGGAGCAGCCGGCGCACGCGGTGGCCAACGGCTACTTCATCGCCGCCAGCAACCGCGTGGGCACCGAGGCGCCCTGGAACATCGGCCGCTTCTACGGCAGCAGCTACTTCTGCGATCCGCGCGGCAACATGCTCGCCGTGGCCAGCGAGGACCAGGACCAGCTCATCACCGCCGAGATGGATCTCGATCTCATCGAGGAGGTGCGCCGCACCTGGCAGTTCTTCCGGGACCGCCGGCCCGACACCTACGAGAACATGTCCAAGCAGCTGCCGTAA
- a CDS encoding aspartate aminotransferase family protein, with protein sequence MESKTIRAKHKQYLLPSVANYYEEPVVLHEGKGSRITDLDGKSYLDFFGGILTVSVGHANARVNAAVSAQLQRLSHVSTLYPTVPIVELAEKLVAVAPGNLKKAFFTASGTEADETAVVLAQVATGNQELIALRHGYSGRSLLAQSLTAHSNYRAVPSQVAAIKHGLSPYCYRCPLKLEPGTCGTACAKDLEELIRTTTTGRIAGMLAEPIQGVGGFITPPKEYFEIASEIIRKYGGLMIIDEVQTGFGRTGKMWGAQQYGVDPDIMTTAKGIANGLPLAATLCTPAIGDAFKSSTISTFGGNPLSCAAAIAVLEEIEENHLVENAAKRGEELREGLVRLQRKHPKTIGDVRGMGLMQALELVVDETTRDRTPNPRATLQLFEETKKRGLLIGKGGLYGNTIRIAPALNITAGEVAEGLRALEESFAAMGVA encoded by the coding sequence ATGGAATCCAAGACGATCCGCGCCAAGCACAAGCAGTACCTGCTGCCCTCGGTGGCCAACTACTACGAGGAGCCCGTGGTCCTGCATGAAGGCAAGGGCTCGCGCATCACCGACCTGGACGGCAAGAGCTACCTGGACTTCTTCGGCGGCATCCTCACCGTCTCCGTCGGCCACGCCAACGCGCGGGTGAACGCCGCCGTCAGCGCCCAGCTCCAGCGCCTGAGCCACGTCTCCACGCTCTATCCCACCGTGCCCATCGTGGAGCTGGCGGAGAAGCTGGTGGCCGTGGCGCCCGGGAACCTCAAGAAGGCCTTCTTCACCGCCTCGGGCACGGAGGCGGACGAGACGGCGGTGGTGCTCGCCCAGGTGGCCACCGGCAACCAGGAGCTCATCGCGCTGCGCCACGGGTACTCGGGGCGCTCGCTGCTGGCGCAGTCGCTCACCGCCCACTCGAACTACCGCGCCGTGCCCAGCCAGGTGGCCGCCATCAAGCACGGGCTGTCGCCTTACTGCTACCGCTGCCCGCTCAAGCTGGAGCCCGGCACGTGTGGCACCGCGTGCGCCAAGGATCTGGAGGAGCTCATCCGCACCACCACCACCGGCCGCATCGCCGGCATGCTGGCCGAGCCCATCCAGGGCGTGGGCGGCTTCATCACCCCGCCCAAGGAATACTTCGAGATCGCCTCGGAGATCATCCGCAAGTACGGCGGGCTGATGATCATCGACGAGGTGCAGACGGGGTTTGGCCGCACCGGGAAGATGTGGGGGGCGCAGCAGTACGGCGTGGACCCGGACATCATGACCACGGCCAAGGGCATCGCCAACGGCTTGCCCCTGGCCGCCACGCTCTGCACGCCCGCCATCGGCGATGCGTTCAAGTCGAGCACCATCTCCACCTTCGGTGGCAACCCGCTGTCCTGCGCGGCGGCCATCGCCGTGCTGGAGGAAATCGAGGAGAACCACCTGGTGGAGAACGCCGCCAAGCGCGGCGAGGAGCTGCGCGAGGGGCTGGTGCGGCTCCAGCGCAAGCACCCGAAGACCATTGGCGACGTGCGCGGCATGGGGCTGATGCAGGCGCTGGAGCTGGTGGTGGATGAGACCACCCGGGACCGCACCCCCAACCCGCGCGCCACGCTCCAGCTCTTCGAGGAGACGAAGAAGCGCGGCCTGCTCATCGGCAAGGGCGGGCTCTACGGCAACACCATCCGCATCGCCCCGGCGCTCAACATCACGGCCGGCGAGGTGGCGGAGGGGCTCCGGGCCCTCGAGGAATCCTTCGCGGCGATGGGGGTGGCATGA
- a CDS encoding FAD-dependent oxidoreductase: MKQGDAKRWELPPDRAEEAFEDKRPLYTPAEALAEAHRCLYCSGAPCIQACPTGIDVPTFIRKIGTGNLKGAARTILSANLLGQSCAQVCPVEVLCAGACVYTEWGREPIAIGRLQRYAVENTLATTPPLFQAQPPTGKRIALVGSGPASIAAAGLLALEGHTCFIYERKALPGGLNTLGIAPYKLKGPEALRELEWVLSLGRIELRTGIEVVETATGPGQVSATELLASHDAVFLGLGLGADARMGIPGAQGAGVHGATHLIERLKTEPGLTLEGARRALVIGGGNTALDIAHELALLGVEVAMVYRRSEEEMGGYAHELDAARLDGVRLLENRQPVEILREGGRVVAVRLDLLARGTPVPGAGETLPTDLVVMAIGQERATHVARAFAGVVLDARGRVQVDPLTHRTGNPKVWSGGDCVNGGKEVVNAVAEAKLAVRDIQRYLAGE, encoded by the coding sequence ATGAAGCAAGGGGATGCGAAGCGGTGGGAGCTTCCGCCTGACCGGGCGGAGGAGGCCTTCGAGGACAAGAGGCCCCTGTACACGCCCGCCGAGGCCCTGGCCGAGGCCCACCGCTGCCTGTATTGCTCCGGCGCCCCCTGCATCCAGGCCTGCCCCACCGGCATCGACGTCCCCACCTTCATCCGGAAAATCGGTACCGGGAACCTGAAGGGCGCCGCGCGCACCATTCTCTCCGCCAACCTCCTGGGACAGAGCTGTGCCCAGGTCTGTCCGGTGGAGGTGCTGTGCGCGGGCGCCTGCGTCTACACGGAGTGGGGACGCGAGCCCATCGCCATTGGCCGGCTCCAGCGCTACGCGGTGGAGAACACGCTGGCCACCACCCCGCCGCTCTTTCAGGCCCAGCCGCCCACCGGCAAGCGCATCGCCCTGGTGGGTTCGGGGCCCGCGTCCATCGCCGCCGCGGGGCTCCTCGCCCTGGAGGGGCACACCTGCTTCATTTACGAGCGCAAGGCCCTGCCCGGGGGGCTCAACACGCTGGGAATCGCTCCCTACAAGCTCAAGGGACCGGAGGCGCTCCGGGAGCTGGAGTGGGTGCTCTCCCTCGGGCGCATCGAGCTGCGCACGGGCATCGAGGTGGTGGAGACGGCCACGGGCCCCGGCCAGGTGTCCGCCACCGAGTTGCTCGCGTCCCATGACGCCGTGTTCCTGGGGCTGGGGCTGGGCGCGGATGCGCGGATGGGAATCCCCGGCGCGCAGGGCGCGGGCGTCCACGGGGCCACCCACCTCATCGAGCGGCTCAAGACGGAGCCGGGGCTGACGCTGGAGGGCGCCCGCCGGGCCCTCGTCATCGGCGGAGGCAACACCGCGCTCGACATCGCCCATGAGCTGGCGCTGCTGGGCGTGGAGGTGGCCATGGTGTACCGCCGATCCGAGGAAGAAATGGGAGGCTATGCCCACGAGCTGGATGCCGCCCGCCTGGATGGGGTGCGGCTGCTGGAGAACCGGCAGCCGGTGGAGATCCTCCGCGAGGGCGGGCGCGTGGTGGCGGTGCGGCTGGACTTGCTGGCCAGGGGCACGCCCGTGCCAGGCGCCGGGGAGACGCTGCCCACGGACCTGGTGGTGATGGCCATTGGCCAGGAGCGTGCCACGCACGTGGCCCGGGCTTTCGCCGGCGTCGTCCTGGACGCGCGGGGCCGGGTGCAGGTGGATCCGCTCACCCACCGCACCGGCAACCCGAAGGTCTGGAGTGGCGGTGATTGCGTCAATGGCGGCAAGGAAGTCGTCAATGCCGTGGCGGAGGCGAAGCTCGCCGTCCGGGACATCCAGCGGTATCTCGCAGGGGAGTGA
- the preA gene encoding NAD-dependent dihydropyrimidine dehydrogenase subunit PreA, translated as MADLSIEFCGVRSPNPFWLASAPPTNTGDQVMRAFDAGWGGAVWKTLGNPIVNVTSRFGGIDHGTTRLMGLNNIELITDRPLEVNFREMLAVKKRFPKHTLVASLMVETKEEWREIIRRSEDAGADLLELNFGCPHGMCERGMGSAVGAEPKVLEEIARWAVEFARVPVIVKLTPNVGDILEPGEAAVRAGIPALSLINTVKSIIGVDLDRMVPLPRVGDASTNGGYCGPAVKPIALHLLSQLARHPQCGRLDLSGIGGISNWRDAAEFIALGATSVQVCTAVMHHGFRIVEDMLEGLSDFLDSKGMASVAELRGRAIPAYREWGELDLSYKLVADINPDTCIGCQLCYVACMDGSHQCIHLPGRTEEQSRQAGHTHLPKHVPERAVTAAAGTPGARVPFVDAEECVGCNLCQMVCPVPGCITMEEVSTGRPRESWNDRIAQGKAHVPGGLEVTEAARRRNR; from the coding sequence ATGGCTGACCTGTCGATCGAGTTCTGTGGGGTCCGCAGCCCGAATCCGTTCTGGCTGGCCTCCGCGCCGCCCACCAATACGGGTGATCAGGTGATGCGGGCCTTCGACGCCGGCTGGGGCGGCGCGGTGTGGAAGACGCTGGGCAACCCCATCGTCAACGTCACGAGCCGCTTCGGCGGCATTGACCATGGCACCACCCGGCTGATGGGGCTCAACAACATCGAGCTCATCACCGACCGTCCCCTGGAGGTGAACTTCCGGGAGATGCTCGCGGTGAAGAAGCGCTTTCCGAAGCACACCCTTGTCGCCTCGCTCATGGTGGAGACGAAGGAGGAGTGGCGGGAAATCATCCGGCGCTCCGAGGACGCGGGCGCGGACCTGCTGGAGCTCAACTTCGGCTGTCCGCATGGCATGTGCGAGCGCGGCATGGGCTCGGCCGTGGGCGCGGAGCCCAAGGTGCTGGAGGAGATCGCCCGGTGGGCCGTGGAGTTCGCCCGGGTGCCCGTCATCGTCAAGCTGACGCCCAACGTGGGGGACATCCTGGAGCCCGGGGAGGCCGCGGTGCGCGCGGGCATCCCGGCGCTCTCGCTCATCAACACCGTCAAGTCCATCATCGGGGTGGACCTGGACCGGATGGTGCCGCTGCCCCGCGTGGGGGATGCCTCCACCAACGGGGGCTATTGCGGCCCCGCGGTGAAGCCCATCGCCCTGCACCTGCTGTCCCAGCTGGCCCGCCATCCCCAGTGTGGCCGGCTGGACCTCTCGGGCATCGGCGGCATCTCGAACTGGCGCGACGCGGCCGAGTTCATCGCCCTGGGGGCCACCTCCGTGCAGGTGTGCACCGCCGTCATGCACCATGGCTTCCGCATCGTGGAGGACATGCTCGAAGGGCTGTCGGACTTCCTGGACAGCAAGGGCATGGCCTCCGTCGCCGAGCTGCGCGGCCGCGCCATCCCCGCCTACCGCGAGTGGGGCGAGTTGGATCTGTCGTACAAGCTGGTGGCGGACATCAACCCGGACACCTGCATTGGCTGCCAGCTCTGCTACGTGGCCTGCATGGATGGCTCGCACCAGTGCATCCACCTGCCGGGGCGGACCGAGGAGCAGTCCCGCCAGGCGGGGCACACGCACCTGCCAAAGCACGTGCCCGAGCGCGCGGTGACGGCGGCGGCCGGGACGCCCGGGGCGCGCGTGCCCTTCGTGGACGCGGAGGAGTGTGTCGGGTGCAACCTGTGCCAGATGGTGTGCCCGGTTCCGGGCTGCATCACCATGGAAGAGGTCTCCACGGGCCGCCCCCGGGAGAGCTGGAATGACCGCATCGCCCAGGGGAAGGCGCACGTCCCCGGTGGGCTGGAAGTGACCGAAGCCGCACGCAGGAGGAACCGTTAG